The proteins below are encoded in one region of Rhodothermales bacterium:
- the rplK gene encoding 50S ribosomal protein L11, producing the protein MAKKIDGFIKLQIKAGQASPAPPIGPALGQKGVNIMEFCKAFNAQTQDRMGLVLPVVITVFADKSFNFIVKSPPAAVLLKQAANLQKGAADPLREKVGKVTWDQCKEIAERKMEDLNAHTVDQAAHMIAGTARSMGITVDGIPA; encoded by the coding sequence ATGGCAAAGAAAATAGACGGCTTTATCAAGCTGCAGATCAAGGCAGGCCAGGCGAGCCCGGCGCCGCCGATCGGCCCGGCCCTCGGCCAAAAGGGCGTCAACATCATGGAGTTCTGCAAGGCGTTCAACGCGCAGACGCAGGACCGGATGGGCCTCGTCCTCCCCGTGGTCATCACGGTGTTCGCCGATAAGAGCTTCAACTTCATCGTCAAGAGCCCGCCCGCGGCTGTGCTCCTGAAGCAGGCGGCGAACCTCCAGAAAGGCGCCGCCGACCCGCTTCGTGAGAAGGTCGGGAAGGTCACGTGGGACCAGTGCAAGGAAATCGCCGAGCGCAAGATGGAAGACCTCAACGCGCACACGGTCGATCAGGCTGCGCATATGATCGCCGGCACGGCCCGCTCGATGGGCATCACCGTCGACGGCATCCCGGCTTAG
- the rplA gene encoding 50S ribosomal protein L1 translates to MAKKGKRYRDAQKLISEAADGNGGTFSIEEAAGLIKKTAKAKFDESVDIDLRLGVDPRHADQMVRGSVALPHGTGKTVRVLVLAEDGRQQEALSAGADLAGLDDYVEKIQNEGFLDFDVLIATPSVMPKIGRLGRVLGPRGLMPNPKSGTVTNDIAEAVTAVKAGRIEFRVDKFGNLHTSIGKSSFSEEQIKENAEAFVKEILRLRPASAKGVYMRSITLSTTMGPPVPVDRNAAVGSAR, encoded by the coding sequence ATGGCTAAGAAAGGAAAGCGCTATCGCGACGCGCAGAAGCTGATCAGCGAGGCGGCCGACGGCAACGGCGGCACGTTCTCGATCGAGGAGGCCGCAGGCCTCATCAAGAAGACGGCGAAGGCGAAGTTCGACGAGTCCGTCGACATTGACCTCCGGCTCGGCGTCGACCCCCGGCACGCGGACCAGATGGTGCGCGGCTCGGTGGCCCTCCCGCACGGGACCGGCAAGACCGTCCGCGTGCTCGTCCTCGCGGAGGACGGTCGTCAGCAGGAGGCGCTCAGCGCCGGGGCTGACCTCGCCGGGCTCGACGACTACGTCGAGAAGATCCAGAACGAGGGCTTCCTCGACTTCGATGTCCTCATCGCCACGCCGAGCGTGATGCCGAAGATCGGCCGGCTCGGCCGCGTCCTCGGTCCCCGTGGGCTCATGCCGAACCCGAAGAGCGGGACGGTCACGAACGACATCGCCGAGGCCGTCACGGCCGTGAAGGCGGGTCGGATCGAGTTCCGCGTCGACAAGTTCGGCAACCTCCACACGTCGATCGGGAAGTCGTCGTTCTCCGAGGAGCAGATCAAGGAGAACGCCGAGGCCTTCGTCAAGGAGATCCTCCGGCTGCGGCCGGCCTCCGCGAAAGGCGTCTACATGCGCTCGATCACGCTCTCGACCACGATGGGACCGCCCGTGCCGGTGGACCGCAACGCCGCCGTTGGCTCGGCGCGATAA
- the rplJ gene encoding 50S ribosomal protein L10, with the protein MALTKAQKQDAVAAIAEDLQSVNTVYLTDYAGLSVEQANNLRSAFFKADVRFKVLKNTLLRRAMDGLDIDYSELYDQLHGPTAVAFTNDPATPAKVIKKFTEGDLTLPRLKGAYVDGAFFGPDALEQLAALKSKDELVADIIGLLLSPMTNVVGALQAQGSNLVGAIKTIAEREEA; encoded by the coding sequence ATGGCACTTACGAAAGCACAGAAGCAGGACGCGGTCGCGGCGATTGCGGAAGACCTCCAGAGCGTCAACACCGTCTACCTCACCGACTATGCGGGCCTCAGCGTCGAGCAGGCGAACAACTTGCGCAGCGCCTTTTTCAAGGCCGACGTCCGGTTCAAGGTCCTGAAGAACACGCTCCTCCGTCGCGCGATGGACGGGCTCGACATCGACTACTCGGAGCTCTACGACCAACTCCACGGCCCGACGGCCGTCGCCTTCACGAATGATCCCGCCACCCCGGCCAAGGTCATCAAGAAGTTTACCGAAGGAGACCTCACGCTCCCGCGTCTCAAAGGCGCGTACGTGGACGGAGCGTTCTTCGGCCCCGATGCCCTCGAACAACTCGCCGCGCTGAAGAGCAAGGACGAGCTCGTCGCGGACATCATCGGCCTCCTCCTGTCTCCGATGACGAACGTGGTCGGCGCCCTTCAGGCGCAGGGCTCGAACCTCGTCGGCGCGATCAAGACGATCGCCGAGCGCGAGGAAGCGTAA
- the rplL gene encoding 50S ribosomal protein L7/L12 has translation MADIKELAEQLVNLTIKEASELAQVLEDEYGIKPAAAAVAMAAGPAGGDGAAAEEQTEFDVILKGIGGNKIAVIKEVRGITGLGLKEAKELVDGAPNAIKEGVSKAEADDIKGKLEGAGAEVELK, from the coding sequence ATGGCAGATATCAAAGAACTCGCAGAGCAGCTGGTCAACCTCACCATCAAAGAGGCGAGCGAGCTCGCTCAGGTCCTCGAAGACGAGTACGGCATCAAGCCGGCCGCTGCGGCCGTCGCGATGGCCGCCGGCCCCGCCGGTGGTGATGGCGCCGCTGCCGAGGAGCAGACGGAGTTCGACGTGATCCTCAAAGGCATCGGCGGCAACAAGATCGCCGTCATCAAAGAGGTCCGCGGCATCACCGGGCTCGGTCTCAAAGAGGCCAAAGAGCTCGTCGACGGCGCGCCCAACGCCATCAAGGAAGGCGTGTCGAAGGCCGAGGCCGACGACATCAAGGGCAAGCTCGAAGGCGCCGGCGCCGAAGTCGAGCTCAAGTAA
- the rpoB gene encoding DNA-directed RNA polymerase subunit beta, with amino-acid sequence MPATETGRLTFADIQPVLEYPDFLGVQLQSFADFAQADVAPEERDPSKGLQGVFLEHFPITDSRERYTLEFLHYELDAPKHSVEECIAQGLSFAVPLKAKLRLSSKEDEDEDEPEEAVQQDVYLGNLPFMTEQGTFVINGAERVVVSQLHRSPGVFFGQNIHPNGTELYQARVIPFRGSWIEFSTDVSNVMWAYIDRKKKLPVTTLLRALGYSSNEEIVRLFDLADTIATTNKRDFGKEGVGRTLAASVTVERVEEIVDEDTGEVIEEVREREVLFPAEHVLEEDDYGMLKEAGIEQVFVRKEEEEDFDKATLLNTLKKDPTHSEEEALEYLYIQLRGSEPPDVETARGVLDRLFFSEKRYDLGDVGRYRINQRLNLPKDRDDVTLTRDDIIAIVKELIALQNGKSHVDDIDHLGNRRVRTVGEQLQSQFSLGLARMARTIKERMNLRDADKFTPQDLVNARTVSSVINTFFGTNQLSQFMDQTNPLAELTHKRRMSALGPGGLTRERAGFEVRDVHYTHYGRLCPIETPEGPNIGLISSLCVHGVINDFGFIETPYRVVKDGVVTQEIEYLSAEDEDRVIIAQANAPLTDDGTFENEFVRCRQRGDFPLMRPDEIDYMDISPNQIISPAASMIPFLEHDDANRALMGSNMQRQAVPLLRPESPIVGTGLEGRAARDSRALVVAEADGVIEQVDANRIIVRYDEGEDETALAFEEPVRVYNLVKFRRTNQDTAINQKPLVHAGQRVSKGDVLADGCATQKGELALGKNVLVAFMPWKGYNFEDAIVISERVVKDDVFTSVHIEEFEHQVRDTKRGEEELTREIPNVSEEATRDLDERGIIRIGAEVGPGDIIVGKITPKGETDPTPEEKLLRAIFGDKAGDVKDASLKAKPGMKGVVINTQLFSRRKADPATKKAEEARLEQIENQIARDVAELNERFYERFFELAHNETSGGVELRDGSVVVSEGGKVTKKSFEEVQPSELKIRQEFTKDDEKNEQIARLLSNYQRRHADVTGLAKREQYRIQMGDELPPGIVQLAKVYIAKKRKLQVGDKMAGRHGNKGVVARIVPVEDMPFLEDGTPVDIALNPLGVPSRMNLGQIFETLLGWAGDKLGVKYATPAFDGATMDDISAELEAAGLPTDGRAQLYDGRSGEPFDQLTTVGQIYMLKLSHLVEDKIHARSIGPYSLITQQPLGGKAQFGGQRFGEMEVWALYAYGASAVLRELLTVKSDDVQGRSKTYEAIVKGDTLPEPGIPESFNVLVRELQGLGLEVQLD; translated from the coding sequence CTGCCCGCGACCGAGACCGGTCGCCTCACCTTTGCCGACATCCAGCCCGTGCTGGAGTACCCCGACTTCCTCGGGGTTCAGCTCCAGAGCTTCGCGGACTTCGCGCAGGCCGACGTCGCGCCCGAAGAGCGCGACCCCTCGAAGGGTCTCCAGGGCGTCTTCCTGGAGCACTTCCCCATCACCGACAGCCGCGAGCGCTACACGCTCGAGTTCCTGCACTACGAGCTCGACGCGCCGAAGCACTCCGTCGAAGAGTGCATCGCGCAGGGCTTGAGCTTTGCCGTGCCGCTCAAGGCGAAGCTGCGGCTCTCGTCGAAGGAGGACGAGGACGAGGACGAACCGGAAGAGGCCGTCCAGCAGGATGTCTACCTCGGCAACCTCCCGTTCATGACGGAGCAGGGGACGTTCGTGATCAACGGCGCCGAGCGCGTCGTGGTCTCGCAGCTCCACCGTTCGCCGGGCGTCTTCTTCGGCCAGAACATCCATCCCAACGGCACCGAGCTCTATCAGGCCCGCGTGATCCCGTTCCGTGGCTCGTGGATCGAGTTCTCGACCGACGTGTCGAACGTGATGTGGGCGTACATCGACCGGAAGAAGAAGCTGCCGGTCACGACGCTCCTCCGCGCCCTCGGCTACTCGTCGAACGAGGAGATCGTCCGGCTCTTCGACCTCGCCGACACGATCGCGACGACGAACAAGCGCGACTTCGGGAAGGAAGGCGTAGGCCGCACGCTCGCCGCGAGCGTCACCGTCGAGCGCGTCGAAGAGATCGTCGACGAGGACACGGGCGAGGTGATCGAGGAAGTTCGGGAGCGCGAAGTGCTCTTCCCCGCCGAGCACGTGCTCGAAGAGGACGACTACGGCATGCTCAAGGAGGCCGGCATCGAGCAGGTCTTCGTCCGCAAGGAAGAGGAGGAGGACTTCGACAAGGCGACCCTCCTCAACACGCTTAAGAAGGACCCGACGCACTCCGAGGAGGAGGCGCTCGAGTACCTCTACATCCAGCTCCGCGGCTCCGAGCCGCCGGACGTCGAGACCGCCCGCGGCGTGCTCGACCGGCTGTTCTTCTCCGAGAAGCGCTACGACCTCGGCGATGTCGGCCGCTACCGCATCAACCAGCGGCTGAACCTGCCGAAGGACCGCGACGACGTTACGCTGACCCGCGACGACATCATCGCGATCGTGAAAGAGCTCATCGCGCTCCAGAACGGCAAGAGCCACGTCGACGACATCGACCACCTCGGCAACCGCCGCGTGCGGACGGTCGGGGAGCAGCTCCAGAGCCAGTTCTCGCTCGGCCTCGCGCGGATGGCGCGGACGATTAAGGAGCGGATGAACCTTCGCGACGCCGACAAATTCACGCCGCAGGACCTCGTGAACGCGCGGACCGTCTCGTCGGTCATCAACACGTTCTTCGGGACGAACCAGCTCTCGCAGTTCATGGACCAGACGAACCCGCTCGCCGAGCTGACGCACAAGCGTCGGATGTCGGCGCTCGGGCCCGGTGGTCTGACCCGCGAGCGCGCCGGCTTCGAGGTGCGTGACGTTCACTACACGCACTACGGTCGGCTCTGCCCGATCGAGACGCCGGAAGGCCCGAACATCGGCCTTATCTCGTCGCTCTGCGTGCACGGCGTCATCAACGACTTCGGCTTCATCGAGACCCCGTACCGCGTCGTCAAAGACGGCGTCGTGACGCAGGAGATCGAGTACCTCTCGGCTGAGGACGAGGACCGCGTCATCATCGCGCAGGCGAACGCTCCGCTGACCGACGACGGCACGTTCGAGAACGAGTTCGTCCGGTGCCGCCAGCGCGGCGACTTCCCGCTGATGCGGCCGGACGAGATCGACTACATGGACATCTCGCCGAACCAGATCATCTCGCCCGCCGCGAGCATGATCCCGTTCCTCGAGCACGATGACGCCAACCGCGCGCTCATGGGCTCGAACATGCAGCGGCAGGCGGTCCCGCTCCTCCGCCCGGAGAGCCCGATCGTCGGCACCGGTCTCGAAGGCCGCGCCGCGAGGGATTCCCGCGCGCTCGTCGTCGCCGAAGCCGACGGTGTGATCGAGCAGGTCGACGCCAACCGCATCATCGTCCGCTACGACGAAGGGGAGGACGAGACGGCGCTCGCGTTCGAAGAGCCCGTCCGCGTCTACAACCTCGTCAAGTTCCGCCGGACGAACCAGGACACGGCGATCAACCAGAAGCCGCTCGTCCACGCCGGCCAGCGCGTCAGCAAAGGCGACGTGCTCGCCGACGGCTGCGCCACGCAGAAGGGCGAGCTCGCGCTCGGCAAGAACGTGCTCGTCGCGTTCATGCCGTGGAAGGGCTACAACTTCGAGGACGCGATTGTCATCTCGGAGCGCGTCGTGAAGGACGACGTGTTCACCTCGGTTCACATCGAGGAGTTCGAGCACCAGGTCCGCGACACGAAGCGCGGCGAAGAGGAGCTCACGCGGGAGATCCCAAACGTCTCCGAGGAAGCCACGCGCGACCTCGACGAGCGCGGCATCATCCGAATCGGCGCCGAAGTCGGCCCCGGCGACATCATCGTCGGCAAGATCACGCCGAAGGGCGAGACCGACCCGACGCCGGAAGAGAAGCTCCTCCGCGCCATCTTCGGCGACAAGGCCGGCGACGTGAAGGACGCCTCGCTCAAGGCCAAGCCGGGGATGAAGGGCGTCGTGATCAACACGCAGCTCTTCAGCCGCCGCAAGGCCGACCCGGCCACGAAGAAGGCCGAAGAGGCCCGCCTCGAGCAGATCGAGAACCAGATCGCCCGCGACGTGGCCGAGCTGAACGAGCGGTTCTACGAGCGATTCTTCGAGCTCGCCCACAACGAAACCTCGGGCGGCGTCGAGCTGCGCGACGGGAGCGTCGTGGTCAGCGAGGGCGGCAAGGTCACGAAGAAGTCGTTTGAAGAAGTGCAGCCGTCGGAGCTCAAGATCCGGCAGGAGTTCACCAAGGACGACGAGAAGAACGAGCAGATCGCCCGCCTCCTCTCGAACTACCAGCGCCGCCACGCGGACGTGACCGGCCTCGCCAAGCGCGAGCAGTACCGCATCCAGATGGGCGACGAGCTGCCGCCCGGCATCGTCCAGCTCGCTAAGGTCTACATCGCCAAGAAGCGCAAGCTTCAGGTCGGTGACAAGATGGCCGGCCGCCACGGCAACAAGGGCGTCGTCGCCCGGATCGTGCCCGTCGAGGACATGCCGTTCCTCGAAGACGGGACGCCGGTGGACATCGCGCTCAACCCGCTCGGCGTGCCCTCCCGTATGAACCTCGGGCAGATCTTCGAGACCCTCCTCGGGTGGGCCGGCGATAAGCTCGGTGTGAAGTACGCCACGCCCGCCTTTGACGGCGCGACGATGGACGACATCTCCGCCGAGCTCGAAGCCGCCGGATTGCCGACGGACGGCCGTGCGCAGCTCTACGACGGCCGTTCCGGCGAGCCGTTCGACCAGCTGACGACGGTCGGGCAGATCTATATGCTCAAGCTCTCGCACCTCGTCGAGGACAAGATCCACGCCCGGAGCATCGGGCCGTACAGCCTCATCACCCAGCAGCCGCTCGGTGGGAAGGCGCAGTTCGGCGGCCAGCGCTTCGGCGAGATGGAGGTGTGGGCGCTCTACGCCTACGGCGCCTCCGCCGTCCTCCGCGAGCTCCTCACCGTCAAGTCCGACGACGTGCAGGGCCGCTCGAAGACCTACGAAGCCATCGTCAAGGGCGACACGCTCCCCGAGCCGGGCATCCCCGAGAGCTTCAACGTGCTCGTCCGCGAGCTCCAGGGCCTCGGCCTCGAAGTCCAGCTCGACTAA